AACAATTATTCTTTATGCAttcttaattacaaaaacaaggtatttttccaatctcaacaacaacaaaatttaaccgtttataattatataaaacgtatatttgCCGTTGAATTGTAATGAAGAAATGAATAAATGCTCAAAAAACAATATGTAACAAAAGCATTTCATTCTCTTGTTGTAAATGTACTCAATCATTGTCTGACATTGaatgttaataaaaagtaaatataacttattgtATGTTACGTTTTAATAGTCGCTTTATAGTTTTCTTCTGCAGCCTGTCCAGAGGAGCCTCGAAGAATAGGTTCAGGTAGAGAGCCAAGATGTAGGCAGACGCAGCGTCTCCCGTCACTACCCAGAACtgaacaagttttattaaattaggcCGGAATGGTTTGAATGCATGCTAGTGACTAAGCTTTACAAGCATAATTGATCCATTAATGTTGTAACAAACATAGATctaatacattgtatattttaatgaatgtatagTATTATACATCTTACAAAATATGTGGCTAAGTTTTAAAGTACCGGTGTAATGTATCAATTACTTTCAGTGTGCTGTTTATACGAGTCatgtatatcattattattatcatttttaaatatacagccATTAACCTTCCAACTGATtaagtgttataatattatattacagtcGAAAATATACTGTTGAAACAAACATAGTACACGTTTCTTAGTAGCACACTCATAATATATAGGGCCAAAGCAAGATATGTTGAGGCTATGTGGGGTAcgtatattcaataataaatattggttATGATggatacagtaaaatattatcgGATTCTGGCTCTTCCTTCTAGGTATATTTACGAGATCTATTAATCGATTTTAGAAGAGTAAAATGGTTGGTAAGAGATTGCTAACGACACTAGATTAAGTATATACTCATCAGTTTTAACTCAAAGTTGCAATAATGGGGGACCAGCGAACTCTAGGAAGTTTAGATAAAGTGATCTAGTCTCGTACTCTAGACCGTTATATATGTATCTGCAGATTCACTTACCAGTTTGGGTACAGTGAGATATTCTGGCACCCTGGTTGACGACGTGAGATATATCTGCGGGATCGTGTGCACAAGGAACACGCAATACGTCAGACGCCCAAACGGTGTGAAAAACCTATGCTTTACCACTTTGTAGAAGGTTCCTGCacacaaaaatgtcaaaaatagcttgatatttttaccttttttaaaataatatccagAACCCTAATTATTTATCATAACTCTTCTACTATGTTCACAAAGTCATGACATTCAAACTAGGTGACCCCCCCACCCGCAAGGAAAACCCTCCAACCCTCCAAGGACAAGCCCCTCTCAAGTCCCAACCAAGGAAACCCCCCTGGTGGTTGGGGGGTGGGTTAGCCTTTTTGAACCAAGGAAATATCAGTGACTGTATaccgagagagagagagagagagagagagagagagagagagagagagagagagagagagagagagagagagagagagagagagagagagagagagagagagagagagagagagagagagaggagagagagagagagagagagagagagagagagagagagagagagagagacagagagagagagagaagatcACTTACCGAAGCCAGTGGTGCCCTCTGCGACGATGAACCACGACATTCCCAGAGCCCAGACGGATCGGTGAATGCCCGCATACAGCGTGTTCTCCCAGAGACTGTAGGGTCGGGCCCTGTCATAGCAGATCCAGCCTGTGAGGCAGCTGCCGAGTAGCAGAGTGCCAGCAACCACCGACCCCACTGCCAAGGTCACCTTGCACAGACATCGAGAGGAATAAGAAAGAGACAGAATGAACTGTATGGAGCAATATATAGGGTCTTTCAAAAGTCAGTGGTCACCCCTGATATTTGAAGAccgttttatagtaaaaatgtgtggatctttttgtattttaatgactTACTTTTTGGcgtattaatatatgttaatatattaatacgcGGCCCTCCTGGGGAGCATGGCAAAAATAAACGTATTCAAATAGTAACTCCATCgattacaaattaatgtaaacttCTCGATCCAAAAAAACTCCCGATTTCGATTTTCATTCAAATACACCTAAAAATGACCGGGGGACTAAGGATAAGCCCCCTTTTCCCGTATTTCATGATGCTATCATGTACATGAGtggttaatttgtaaaactgatatcagGTATGCGTTTTTTGAGCTGAGAACCTACCCAAAAACCAAGCGTCGTGCCAATCCGTATGTAAATATCTGAAAACTTCATTTCGCACAATTTAGCTACCGTCATCTTGAaagagttattaattttttatttacacaaaaacatttCTTAGTTTTTCCCTTCCCACGATATCTTAAATTTAAGGGGTTaccttttgaaaatattttgtgctAGGGTTTGGGcccccaaatttttttgtttcaccaaAAAGTAGATATCATTAACCTACAAAGATCTTAAAATTTGCATTTCAATTGTTGAAACCGTATAGAAAGCACAGGGGTGGCCACTGACTATtggatttttagatttaagtttcaGGTATATGGAAATGAATGGAACAATGCATTAGGACAAGCAGGGAAATTTAAACGGAGCACTGAGGAGAATACAATAGTTTAAGATCCTTGTAATAATGAATCAAAACATACTGATGAAGATAATGTGAAACGTCATTTCTATATTTCTCTAGAAAACtagaaaatatagaaaactaTATGATTATATAACTATATGTAGTTATGAAGAGAAAACTGGAAATTAGGGAAAACTGTAACGGCTGTTAAATAAAGCGAAAGAGAGTATCTTAATagaaaagtaattgaaataaacCTAAGACTGCGGAAACGAAAGTTGATGACAAAGAGGAAAATGGTTGATAATATTTGACATGTTGTAAAGGAATATAAGAACTAAGAGGGTAAAGTTAGTaggaaacaaatttaataagGAAACTTGGCTGCCACATGTAGTAAGTAGTTTAAGAGCTGAAACGATACTACCTTGAGATTTTCGTCATGAGAACAGTGTTAGACGTCATGTACTCTTACACTCTTTCTTTTGCTGTATCATTTAAGATATAACAAATGTGCATCTAAAtgcgtattatttttaattcagtgtattatttttaatgatggaTGAGCAATTTTAGGATGTGTTTCtgaataatctttaaaaatatacagggtgtcacgtaactctctggacaaaggtataccacgttattggtCAGGTCAAGATAAACATATTACACCATAATATGAAcacgatgcttagtttcccatgtgtctgtctgtatgtgtttttataaaagaattaatatctaaaaactaataaatcaaattatacaaaatttgacacaaatgtttatgataacaagaccagttactgaaaataatataatacaattatctttagtattttaaaaatggcggtcattaaaactttaaaaaaataatagcttAAAACTAGCATTTTTCTCAAGCATTACAGGAAATACAGTATTGAGAGGGTTTTATCACAATCTAATGACATCAAAATCATTTAAATCgaacaataaataacttatttagagcagatttactgtgacaagacatggatCACATTGAGAACTgccgtttatttagtttttgttggctactcgctgagaaccttaatgtgggccatgtcttgtcacagtaaatctgctctcaataggttatttattattagatttaaataattttggtgtcattagatatTTGATGAAATTCTCTAAAAAAGCTGTTATCCTTGCAATGCAAGATATTCAAAGTATAAACGTTTTAAAGGCCGATATTTTGAAAGTATGAAagatgatttaattatatttttcacacatacagacagatagatgggaaactaagcatcggagacccatgttcttatggtgaaatatgtttttcttaacttaagcaataacgtggtatacctttgtccagagagttacgggacaccctgtattacCCTGTTATACCTTTGCGTGGAAAGCGCACTATATTTAAAGTTCTGTATTACATACCGGAGTGAACTTGAAGTTGTGCAGTTTCAGCTGCAAGTAGAAGGATGCAGTGATGATGCCCACAAGGTAAGGTCCGATCCTGTTGTGACCCGGGATGTACATATCCCGATAGTGTTGTACAGACATTGGGTCTTTCATTAGGCTGCAAAGTGCaaattattgcaaattttaaaaagactACTTAATCATCAGCATAACTTAAATATTAGACACTTCCTTAATAAAATTCAGCTTTTAATTTCTCTAATTAGGTACTTTGTAATGTTTTTAGGACTAAAACCACATTTTAAGACTTGTTTAATTCTtgctgtaattaatatttacCGTCTTAAAGTTACAACCTATCAAAAGCTATGTCTTTCgcatatttaaaacacataattttttatttcaataactgtaaattattattaccTGTACTCAAATTCGTCAAATTGTAGGGAAATGATATAACTTGTGTGAGGATAAACGTATATTGTCCTTAATTAGTGTATACAAAAAGTATAGCTGAGATTCTTGCTGATGCTATTGTTCCTTTGATCTTGTATTGTTAAGATGTATTTTCATAAACACActacagtatatttaatttaacttttgaattCTTTGAGAGTTAAAAGTGAAATCCTTTTGTGAttggtatttttttcttatggCTTAAAGTAATAACTAGAAGATATTCCTCTTTGTCTGCATCTACGTGTGAAATATGATATCCACATCAGTAAGTTTTTAACAGCATTATTCAAGGCCATTATGTAACCAACTGTGGATTCAGAAAACGGCAGCGTCCAAAAgtactacaaaatgtaaatgtgaTCTTAATCGCTGTTTTTTTCTTCCTTGGACTAGTCTAGAGTCCTGTTCTTTCAAAGAAACAGAATTAttagtatttcaaatatttttttgaattgttcaatatttttccTGGATTTGGATCAAATAGGTTAGACTTCTGTAGTTTGATTGTAAAACTAGCTGAATAACACTCCTGCCCATTGTCCATAACAGGAAATCCCATTTGTCCATGAAAGTTCAGTTCTCGGTATTTCATTCAATTCTGGATGAGTGATAGTGATAATAGGGTATTATCACTAAACCTTCATGGTGCTTccttgataatataatattactttcacACCTCCATAATGGATTCTTACAACAGAATATTATCTCCGTCCTTCCATGATACATCCTTGATACGTTGACTTATTATTCCAATCCTGAATAATATATTGCTTACAGCAGTTGATAACGATCCGATGAACCCAAGGATAAACAAAGTCGATATACCACCTCATATCAATAACAAATTGAGTAACTATTTATTTAGAtgttcatttaaattacaaatggtTCTCTATTTTCGGACCTGTTGAATGATCCAGACCTGAACCTTTGGCAATACTTTATTTGAGAtgatctaaaaaataaacatgagaAACTCATTACTGGCTGAGCGTAAGAGAAGCCTATCTCTAgattttcatttatgtctgtcggTCTGACTGTCCGCACGATGTCTTGAACACGGAATAACGTGTACACTTGAAagtttgcacgaagcttcatttctatatgacaCTGAGTCCGATGTCGGTGCATAGTAATCTGAAGTTTCTGGTTGAGATCTAGCAACTGTAAATGTACAGTTGTTACAGAAAAGTCGATTAATCTTGATCAGTTTCTCTTCATATTTTACTGTACTCAAATCATATCCAATAACTAGGTGATTTTGTACGTGATAAATTAATTCAAGTCACGATAACAACATATTTCACTTTATGTGTTTCTAAGTTATTAATGGTCAATACGTGGACAAACAGACCCAGCGCTATTTTAAACTGTATGGAAAGATTAAGAGAAATTCAATTGTCATTACTGGTGGTAATGGTTACTAAAATATACGATATTACAATAGTGgcataatacattatatatattacaatagtgGCAAGAATTTTTTTCATGTATAAGTAAAACTATGATTACGCTGAACGATAGCTCTAAATCTAAACTGCTCAATATCTTccgtttttattgttattgttaattatggtTACCAGGGCAACACTGACCTCATGTAGTGGAGGACGGTGCCGTAGTATCTGTTCTGGTAAGTTATGATGGCTGGGGTAGCGATGGAGGCTACAAGGGTGGTCCACAGCAGAGTCTGACCCAGGCGTGGCCACCTCCACAACACGTACACCAGCACGGAGCCCACCATGAAGAACTGCATATCACACGCTAGGTACCACGACTGTACCATACACTGCAACATGAAAACATTGTATAACAGTTATTATTACTAGGGCAACATTGAACTCATATAGTGGAGGACGGTGCCGTAGTATCTGTTCTGGTAAGTTAATGATGGCTGGGGTAGCGATGGAGGCTACAAGGTGGTCCACAGGAGAGTCTGACCCAGGCGTGGCCACCTCCACAACACGTACACCAAGCACGGACCCCACCATGAAGAACTGCATATCACACGCTAGGTACCACGACTGTACGATACACTGAAACATGGATACACCGTATAACAATAACTGTTATCAGGGCAACATTGACCTCATATAGTGGAGGACGGTGCCGTAGTATCTGTTGTGGTAAGTTATGATGGCTGGGGTAGCGATGGAGGCTACAAGGGTGGTCCACAGGAGAGTCTGACCCAGGCGTGGCCACCTCCACAACACGTACACCAGCACGGCCCACCATGAAGAACTGCATATCACACGCTAGGTACCACGACTGTACCATACACTGCAACATGGATACATCGTACAATAACTGTTGTACCAGGGCAACATTGACCTCATATAGTGGAGGACGGTGCCGTAAGTATCTGTTCTGGTAAGTTATGATGGCTGGGGTAGCGATGGAGGCTACAAGGGTGGTCCACAGGAGAGTCTGACCCAGGCGTGGCCACCTACACGTACACCAACACGGACCCCACCATGAAGAACTGCACATCACACGCTAGGTACCACGACTGTACCATACACTGAAACATGGATACACCGTATAACAATAACTGTTATCAGGGCAACATTGACCTCATATATGGAGGACGGTGCCGTAGTATCTGTTCTGGTAAGTTATGATGGCTGGGGTAGCGATGGAGGCTACAATGAGTCTGATGGATATGAAGAACTGCATATCACACGCTAGGTACGACTGTACCATACACTGCAACATGGATACCGTATAACAATAATACCAGGGCAACATTGACCTCATATAGTGGAGGATGTAGTATCTGGTAATATGATGGCTGGGGTAGCGATATATATATACCTCCACAACACGTACACATGAAGAACTGCATATCACACGCTAGGTACCACGACTGTACCATACACTGCAACATGGATGTATAACAATAACTGTTACCAGGCCAACATTGACCTCATAGTGGAGGACGGTGCCGTAGTATCTGGTAAGTTATGATAACGATGGATACAATCCACAATAGTTATTATACTAGGTACCACGACTGTACCATACACTGCAACATGGATACACCGTATAACAATAACTGTTACCAGGCCAACATTGACCTCATGTAGTTATGACTGGGTAGCGATGGAGGCTACAATCCACAGGAGAGTCTAGGCGTGTACACCAACACGGACCCCACCATGAAGAACGAGTACTGTACCATACACTGCAACATGGATACAtcgtaaatatttgtaaaaaaatatatttagataataacGCGTACTGGTAGCTGTGAGTGGTTTTAGGTTATGAGTATGTTTTTAACACATTACCGTTTCTATGTGAAAGTTGAGTTtcgctccagttcactttcctcttattGAACCGTTTTCTAAGCGAcgttattatatgtataaacttggttgctccaccatggtttgggatcgtgtctaaaacatagTAATGCACTCAATTGTCAAGGAATCAAAGtgaataaatatatgaaacgAGAATTTTTTCgcagattatatattttctagcttgatacacttgaaacttaaataatcatttatttccatttaaaaatcgtacaattttttacaatttgcaattatggaaaatatattaGCCTTCCTTAACCAGCTATGAAGGCTATGAATacagaacaaatatttaaaatatcagaatCCACCTTATAAAAATTTCACACAAATATCGTGACTTTTGTggtcttacatttttttatataaacagtactataattagaataaattatgacGAAAGCTATACTAACAACATAAATCATTAatgaaattacataaatacacatagaagaccacaaacaatttaaaaattgtaattggatccgaaataacaataataaatacaaacatatgaCAATAATAAATAGCAAGACGAATTCTTAAtggatctaaaattaaataattaaaaacaaatattactatttttggggtcaaaattcatttcacgctattttatattactgaaataaattataagcaaaaaCACTTAAAACCTAAATAGTGCTTTCAAAAATTTGCAAGTATTTTTCGTTTATTGCAAGATAACTCGTATTTGATAATTACATTATGTATTCGTGTTCAAGTCacaaactttttgtaaaaattttaaatatttcaaatgatttGCTTtgttaatgcgttttggtaacacatttcaaaagtttttctaaagaaaaaaaccattgatctttttcaaatactttttaacacttttggtTTTCTAACCATATTTTCTGATCTAACTCTCGCACAATAGTGGTGACGTAATAATTCTGTATCATTGTTACCACttctaatgtaaaaaattttaaaacaaactttgaacacaaaaatatGCTGAACCGTTAAGGTGTTTACTTCCAGATACAATGGAA
This Homalodisca vitripennis isolate AUS2020 chromosome 3, UT_GWSS_2.1, whole genome shotgun sequence DNA region includes the following protein-coding sequences:
- the LOC124358585 gene encoding nose resistant to fluoxetine protein 6-like → MYKNMSKLVTPNANLEFAEFHVYKLIAILFVISGHRQMYAIGQTPLYNVDWLNSYFIDVVILNGGIVVDTFFVLSGFLTCHYILQELDKYKRFNFLVVFLNRWIRIAPVYMAVVGFYSYVFPHLGDGPLWTERLTQEVDRCKHNWWTNLLFINNYVNSDNQCMVQSWYLACDMQFFMVGSVLVYVLWRWPRLGQTLLWTTLVASIATPAIITYQNRYYGTVLHYMSLMKDPMSVQHYRDMYIPGHNRIGPYLVGIITASFYLQLKLHNFKFTPVTLAVGSVVAGTLLLGSCLTGWICYDRARPYSLWENTLYAGIHRSVWALGMSWFIVAEGTTGFGTFYKVVKHRFFTPFGRLTYCVFLVHTIPQIYLTSSTRVPEYLTVPKLFWVVTGDAASAYILALYLNLFFEAPLDRLQKKTIKRLLKPGGEAKPQATELSQNGVNGGGRTQ